AAACGCCTGAGTTGCGGCAGTTACTCCAGGCTTCAACCTCCGCCCGCCACGGCTCGGGTGAGGTGATTGCCGTGTGTGGCCCGACCGGCTCGCCCGGGGTCTCCACGATTGCCGCCAACCTCGCCGCCGAGCTGCCCGAACTCACAAGCTTGATAGACGCCGATCCCAGAGCCGCATCGCAATCTTTCCTACTGGGAGCGCAAGACGAGCCAGCGGGGCTGCTAGCGGCTCTCGCACAAGCTCAGGTAGGCACCATCGATGAAGCAGGGTGGTCAGCCAGTCAGGTATCGATAGCCAGGGATCTGCAACTGGCCACCGGGGCAACGGATCCGTCGGCATTATCGGCAGTCGCAGGCGGGTTGCCAGTAGTTGTAGACGTTAGTCGTCACACCGCGAGACATACCGTGGTGGACTGCGGCAGCGGCGATCTGCCGGACTGGCTCAGCGGAACGGTGGCGACGGCTGATGCGGTCGTTGTGGTTGCGCTGCCCACTGCGCTGGGAGTGCAGCGGCTGACCCGTTGGTGGTCTCGGCATGACTCGGTGTTGGGCGGTCGGGTCCTCCTAGGGTGGAATCGGCTAGGCGGACTAGGCAGTGCTGCCTTAGGGGAAGACCCAACGCAGCGACTGCGCCAGGCCGCGACACTGACCGCTGGCGATGTCGCAACGACGTACGTGGCTGAAGACGATGACGCGGCGGTAGCGATGAATCGGGAGCGCGGGCCACTTCGACAGGTGGCGCCCCGTTCGCAACTGCGCCGCGAGATTCGGGAACTCTCGATAGAACTCCAGCGACCAACTAGGCCCGACAAGCGTGTCAAGGCGAGTTGACCACAAGCCCGCGCGTCGGGTCGGCGGACCATCTAAGGCGGTGAGTCTGACGAAAGGCGGCAACGCTGGTATCGGCAGGTTCAGCCTGAGTTCGTCACTGACTCAGTGTCAGAAAAGCCGAAACCGGAGCCCCCATTCTACGGGCAGGAGGGCTCCGGCCTCAGTGCAGCGGGAACTCCCGCTACGGGAATCGTTCGCTAGCGCAAGACTGCAGCGTGGCCTCGATTGCCTTCTCTGGCTACCTGATCATCCTGCGATCCCGGTATCTGTTGAGAGTCACCATTTCTTCCGGGACATGTTCACAGGACCGTCGGCTTAGTGATCAGTCGGCCCAAGGCAGGAGCCATATCGTGCTCTGCGGGCGTTGCACTATGAACTTGTCGTCCTCTCGATCGGGCCTGGAGATGGGTGTCGGGGCTGCGATCGATGAGGTCAACTCAACGGTGCTCGGATAGGCCCTCGGAAGCAATGCGGAAGACCAGGAAACGAGTGGATTCACCCGTTATGCCGATCCGGAATCCGCAGATTCCGCCAGAATCGATGCCCACGTGAGGAGTTACCGGTGGGCGTGACAGCATTAGGGGTCGAAAAGACAGGAGGATCGCTGTGGCAGATCGGCTGAGTCCACTTGATGCGTCGTTCCTATATCTGGAGGAGTCGACGACGCCGATGCATGTCGGCAGCGTCGCCGTCTTCGAGGCGCCCGACGGCGGCTTCGATCATGACCGGTTGGTGCAGTTGATTAGGACGCGCATTGCGTTCGTGCCGCGCTATCGACAACGCGTGCGTTCCGTGCCAGGTCGTATCGCCAATCCAGTATGGGTTGATGACGAACATTTCGATGTGACCTATCACGTGCGGCGCTCGGCGCTGCCTCGGCCGGGTACCGAAGCGCAGTTGCGGGAACTCGTTGCCCGCATCATGTCTCGGCCGTTGGACATGAAACGGCCGCTGTGGGAGATGTACCTGATCGAGGGTCTGGAGGACGGCAGATTCGCAATCCTGACCAAGAGCCACCACGCCATGGTGGACGGGATGGCTGCGGTCGATATCGGACAGGTGATCTTGGATGTGACGCCAGAGCCGCGGCCGATGGGGACCGATGTGTGGCGGCCTGCCCGGGAGCCCACGTCCTTTGAACTGTTGGCTGGCGGGGTAGCCGATGCGATCCGTTCCCCCGCTGGACTGGTGGAGACGATGCGTTCTGGTCTGGGAGATGTCCGCGAGAGCGCGGTGGGTCTAGGGCGCAACGTGGCTGGTGTGCTGAGTGCAGCCGCCACGGTGGTCCGACCACCTGACGGCAGTCCGCTCAACGTTGAGATTGGTGAACAGCGTCGGTACGGCACCGCTGACACCGACCTCGACGACTACAAACGGATT
The sequence above is a segment of the Actinomycetes bacterium genome. Coding sequences within it:
- a CDS encoding wax ester/triacylglycerol synthase family O-acyltransferase, which encodes MADRLSPLDASFLYLEESTTPMHVGSVAVFEAPDGGFDHDRLVQLIRTRIAFVPRYRQRVRSVPGRIANPVWVDDEHFDVTYHVRRSALPRPGTEAQLRELVARIMSRPLDMKRPLWEMYLIEGLEDGRFAILTKSHHAMVDGMAAVDIGQVILDVTPEPRPMGTDVWRPAREPTSFELLAGGVADAIRSPAGLVETMRSGLGDVRESAVGLGRNVAGVLSAAATVVRPPDGSPLNVEIGEQRRYGTADTDLDDYKRIRKAHGGTINDVVLAVIAGALREWLMTRGENLTQRSTLRALVPVSVRPETPTAEGNHIAAFLCDLPVGEPDPIVRLQRVAFEMGQLKSSGQAMGAQALVGLTGFAPPTLHAAGARAASSLTRRVWNLVVTNVPGPQFALYAGGSKMIAAYPVVPLAKNQAVSVGLTSYDGGVYYGLNADRDAMPDVDVLADCIVAALSELLDTTTPSGRRRTVKA